The following is a genomic window from Desulfovibrio sp. Huiquan2017.
AGCTGGCCGAGGCCCGGGGCGAGATCTTCAACCCGGATTATAATCGGCTCCTGGCCATGCCGAACCTGTGGCGCGACAACTCCAACGAGCCCGATCCAGGGCTGGCCGAAAGCCTGAACAAGGGCCTGGAAGCGGCGCTCAAGAACTGGGTGGATGCCCGCGCCCGGGAAGGCGAGGCCCTGGTGGCCGATCTGAAGGCCCGCATGATCACCTTGCGGGAGCTGGCGGACAAGGTCCGCGAGCGCGTTCCGGAGATTTTGGAGGCCAAGAAGGCCGGGCTGCGGCAGCGCATCACCGACATGCTGGACTCGGCCAACGTCGAATTTTCCGAGGACCGCATGCTCCAGGAGGTGGCCTACCTTACGGACAAGCTCGACGTGTCCGAGGAATTGACCCGTCTGGACGCTCATCTGGAACGGCTGTCCGAAGTCCTTGCAGAGAAGGACGACGTGGGCAAGAAGCTCGATTTCCTGGTTCAGGAGACCTTCCGCGAGATCAACACCTGCGGCAACAAGGCCCAGGACACCGAGGTCAGCCGGTTGGTGGTGGATTTCAAGGCGGAGCTGGAACGCTGCCGCGAACAGGTGCAAAACATCGAGTAGGTGCGCATGCAGAAACAGGGATTACTCAACGTCGGTTTCGGCAATTTCGTGGTGCTTGACCGGGTTATTTCCATCGTCAATCCATCCAGTGCGCCCATGCGGCGTCTGCGCGAGGACGCCCGCGCAGACGGGCGGCTTATTGACGCGACCCAGGGTCGCAAGACTCGGGCGATCATCGTCACCGACTCCAACCACGTTGTCTTGTCCGCCATTCAGGCCGAGACCATCGGGCAGCGGTTCAGCGCGGACGAGGGGGAATAGGTGACCTTTGACGATCATACGTTCCGGCTGGGGCAGGTCCTGGTGGTCTGCGCCCCCAGCGGCACGGGCAAGAGCACGCTCATCGCCATGTTGCGCGAGGAATACCCGGACTTCGGCTTTTCCATTTCCTACACCACCCGCGCCCCGCGCGGCACGGAACAGGACGGCCGGGAATACCACTTCGTGTCCCGCGATACCTTCGTGGCCATGCGCAGCAGGGGAGCTTTCTGCGAATGGGCCGAGGTCCACGGCAACTTCTACGGCACGGCCACCAAGCCGGTGGAGGAGATGCTGCACCGGGGGCGGGATGTGCTCTTCGACATCGATGTCCAGGGTGCCAAGCAGCTCAGGAAGACCTTTTACAAGGGTACCTTCGTCTTTCTGCTTCCGCCGTCCCGCGAGGAACTGGTCCGCCGTCTCAAGGGGCGCGGCACCGACTCCGAGGAGTCCATCGCGAAAAGGCTGGCCAATGCCTCTGGCGAACTGGCCCAGGCCGAGTGGTTCGATTACTGGGTGGTCAACGACGATCTGAACGAGGCCTACAGTGAGCTCAAGGCTGTCTATCTGGCCGGGAAGTGCAAGCCGTCGCTGCGCCCCGGCATTCTGGACAACATTATGAGGACGTGGGAAAACGATGGCTGAACTCGTTGTTGCACTGGATTTTAGAGACGCCGGGCAGGCGCTGGACATGGCTCGTACTCTGCGGGGCGTGGTCCCGTGGATGAAGGTCGGCCTGGAACTGTTCACGGCCGAGGGGCCCCGGGTCATCTGCGGACTCAAGGAGTTGGGCTTCAAGATCTTTTTGGATCTGAAATTCTTCGACATCCCCAATACGGTACAGGGCGCGGTGCGTTCGGCGGCGAGCCTGGGCGTGGACATGGTCAGCATCCACGCCTTGGGCGGCGAACGCATGGCCAGGGCGGCCATGGACGGATGCGCCGAGGGCGTGGTCTCCGGGCAGACGCCGCCCCTGGTTCTGGCCGTGACCATGCTGACCAGCATGGCGGCGGGCGACCTGCCCGTGGAGGGCGCTCCCGAACCCTCGGAGATGGTCCTTGACCTGGCTGTGAAAGCCAAGCAATATGGCTTAAATGGAGTGGTCTGCTCCGGCCTGGAGGTGGAGCGGATCAAAGCGGCTTGCGGGAGTTCGTTCGCCTGCCTGACCCCCGGTATTCGCCCGGCTTCAGCCGAGGCCGGTGATCAGCGGCGGGTGGTTACTCCGGGGGACGCGGTTCGCAACGGGTCGGACTTTCTGGTGGTGGGTAGGCCGGTGACAAGGGCCGAACGGCCCGAAGCAGTGGCCCGGGCGATCATCGAGGAGATGGACCGGGCTCAATAGGAGCGTTGGATGGCCGAACAGGAGCAGGGTGCCGAATCTCGGCACGAGATAGTCCGGGATGGAGCGGAGAAGATCATGGGGGTCTTCTCCACACAGACCGTGGCCAAGGTCGGCACGGGGACCACGCAGCGCAAGACGATCCAGAAGACTTACTGGGACGCCGAGGAACTCGACACCGGCGAAATTTCCGTCCAGCCCCTGAACCGCAACTACGTGCCGTCCGGCCCCAAGCGCAGTATTCCGCGCGATGATTTCCTGACCAAGTTTAATCCCGAGCCGGAATTCTACGTCTCCACGGTCTACCCGGCCATCAAGGAGATGGACGGGGCCATCGTGCGCGGCGAAAAGCATCGCGAACGCGGCGCGGCCTATTCCGCCGAGTTCGAATACCAGCAGGCCATGGCCATTGACGAGGATAACGTCCGTGCCAATTTCGGCCTGGGGCTGACCTACCTCGACCGGGGCGACCAGACCAAGGCCAACGACATTTTCGAGCGACTGGTGGGGCTTGAAGCGGCCTTCGCCCCCGAGCATAAACACCTGTTCAACGATTTCGGCATCAACATGCGCAAGAACAGGATGTACGATCAGGCCCTGCAGTATTACCTTCGGGCCGAGCAACTGGTCCAGAACGACGAGCATCTGTTCCACAACATCGCCCGCTGCTACTTCGAGAAGGGGAACATCGAGGGGTGCAAGAAATATCTGCTCAAGAGCCTGGAGCTGAATCCGAACCTTGAAGCGAGTCTTAAATTTTGGGCCTTTCTCAAGGAAAAGGGATACGTGTCCAAGGACGAGGGCGCGGACGTGCGGGAGGCCAAGCCCGCCGCGCGCACCAGGAGTGATGCCAAAGCGGCGGACGGGGAAAAGCCGGTCCCGGCCGCGCCTATCAAGCTGGATTGAGGCGTCCGGTGAGTCGCCGGTCGGCTCGGGGCAGGAGTGTTCATGAATCAGGACAAGATCCAGGGTTTTCTTCAGGAACTGCCGCTCATGCGCGAGGACCTGCCATTCTCGCCCGAGGTTTTGAGCCGGCTGTTTATCCAGACGGGCAACGGCTCCCTGGCCTCCATGGAGGACGTGGGAGAAACCCTGAGCCGGGATCAGGGGCTGACCGCCCGTATCCTGAAGCTGGCCAATTCCGCCTATTACGGGCTCCAGGCCGCAGTCTTGTCCGTGCCGCGCGCGGCCGCTGTTCTGGGCATGGCCGAAATCCGCAACATCGTCCTGGCGCTCGGCGTGGACGGCCTGACCAAGCGTTATCCCATGCCCGAGGATTTTGACCTCGGCCGCTACTGGACCCATCAGTTCATGGTGGCCATGGTGGCCAAGGAACTGTCCGACATGACCGACGTGGGCAAGCCGGAAAATCTGTTCACTTCCGGGTTGCTCCATGATTTCGGCAAGTTGGTCATGGCCTTGAAACGGCCCGAGGACTGGGCCGCCATCCGTGAGCTGGCCGAGAGCGAGGAACTGGCGGACAGTGACGCGGAGGAAAAATACTGGAGCCTTGACCACGCAGTCATCGGCGCGCTCGTGTTGCGCTCCTGGGATCTGCCCGCCGCACTGGTGGAACCGGTTAACTGGCACCATTCGCCGGACCTGTCGCCGGAATTCTCCAGCGAGGCCAACGTCATCAGCCTGGCCGACAGCGTGGTCCATGCCGTGGACGACCCGGACGGGCGTTACGGGGAGCGGGTGGACGAGCTTTGCCAGGCCGTGGACGTGGACATGGACGACCTTATGGAAGTCGCCGAGGAGTTGGTTGACTCGGACGACATCGAACAATTCGTGAACATACTCTCCTGACCACACGGGATCATCATCTTGCCTTGCATCTGGAAACCCCGCAACGAGGGGACCGCGCCGTCGTCGGCATCGGCCATGGCCGAGGAACTGAACGTATCACCGCTCATTGTGGAAATCCTCTGGAACCGGGGGTTGACCGACGTGGGCGAAATGGATCGCTTTTTGAGTCCGCTGCTCCGGCATATGGCCAACCCGGCCGAGGTGCCCGGCCTGACCGAGGCCGCCGAGACCATCGCCCGGGGACTGGACGAGGGCCGCCAGCTCGCGGTCTGGGGCGATTATGACGTGGACGGCATTACGGCCACGGCGGTCATCAAGGAATTCTTCGCCCTGCGCGGCCGGGAGGTCCTGCACCACCTGCCCAACCGCATGGAGGAAGGGTACGGCATGAACGTGCCCGGCGTGGAGGCACTTCACGCCCAGGGGGCGACCCTGCTTTTGACCGTGGACTGCGGTATCTCGGACCTCGCGCCCGTGGCCCGCGCCCGCGAACTGGGCATGACCGTGGTGGTCACGGACCATCACCTGCCCGGCGAGACCCTGCCCGAAGCCCATGCCGTGTGCGATCCGCGCCTCGGAGAGGGCGGGTCGTGCGACGACTTGGCCGGGGTGGGCGTGGCTTTCATGCTCGTGGTCGCCCTGAACCGGCTGTTGCCCGGCGAGCCCGTGGATGTGCGCCCGCTTCTCGACTTGGTGGCGCTGGGAACTATTGCGGACATCGTCCGGCTGACCGGCCAGAATCGTATCCTGGTCAAGAACGGTCTGCTGGTCATCAAGGAAGCCCGGCGGCCCGGCATGGCGGCGCTGAAAGTGGTCAGCGACTATGCCCGCCAGGCAGAGCTGGGGGCGGGGCAAATCGGCTTCCATCTGGCTCCGAGGATCAATGCGGCCGGACGCATGGGCGACCCGGAAAAGGCGCTCAACCTGCTGCTGGCCAAGGATTTCGACACGGCCATGCCCATTGCCGAGGAACTCGACGCCATCAACATGGAGCGCCGCCGCCAGGAGCAGGAGATCGCGGACGAGGCCCTGGCCCAGGCCGAAACCATGCGCCGTATGGCCGGACTGGTCCTGTTCGCGGATCACTGGCATCCGGGCATCATCGGCATCGTGGCCTCGCGCGTGGCGGAAAAATACTACCGCCCCACAATGCTGCTTTGTGCGCCCGACGGCCCCGAAGGACTGCTCAAGGGCTCGGGCCGGAGCATACCAGAGTTCAATCTTCATGACGGGCTGGCCTCGGTGGCCGATGTGCTTGCGGGGTTCGGCGGCCACGCCCAGGCCGCCGGGCTTTCTCTCAAGCCCGAGAATCTCGCCGTCCTGCGCGAGCGGTTCAACGACCACGTGATCGAGACCCTTGGAGCCGAACCGCTCACGCCGACCCTCAAGCTCGATCACGAACTGGCATTTTCCAACATCAACAACACCCTGCTCAAGGAGCTGGAATTGCTCCAGCCCTTCGGCATGGGCAACCCCGAGCCGGTCTTTGCCACCAAGCCGGTACGCGTGGCCGAGCACGCCCTGTTCGGCCGGGAAGGCGAACACGTCAAGCTCGTCCTGGAAGACGAAACGACCGGCACCAAGCTGCCGGGCAAGGCGTGGCGTATGGCCGACACCCTGACCCGCGCGGTGCACGGCAAGACCATGCGCTTTGCCTTCACCCCCAAGATCGACCGCTTCCGGGGCATTCCGAGCATCGACCTGCGCATTCGGGATTGGATCTTTTAGCCGTCAGGGAAAGGAAATCGGAAGGAAAAGGCCGACGCGATGACAACATCGCGTCGGCCTTGCCGTTTCATTCCCTCGCGCGCCGTTTAAACGAAGTCCGCCGCATTGTAGCTCGACCGCACCAGAGGGGCGCTGAACATGTGGCGGATGCCGCGTTTTTTGCCTTCCTCGGCATATCGGTCGAAGACCTCGGGTTCCACGTATCGCTTGACCATGGGGTGTTGGCGGCTGGGCTGCATGTACTGGCCGATGGTCACGATGTCGCAGTCGATGGCCGCGAGATCGTCCAGCACGGTCAGAATTTGTTCGTCCGTTTCGCCCAGGCCGACCATGATTCCGGACTTGGTCGGGATGTCCGGGCGTGAGCGCTTGGCGTTTTCCAACACGGTCAGGGACTGGCGGTAGTCGGCCTGGGGTCGGATGTCCCCGTACAGGACCGGCACGGTCTCCAAGTTGTGGTTGAGCACGTTGGGCCCGGCGTCGAGCACGGTTCCGAGCGCCGCCTCGTCGCCCTGGAAGTCCGGGATGAGGACTTCCACGGTGCAGCGGGGCATGGCCTCGCGTACGGCCCGGATGGTCGCCGCGAAGTGCGCGGACCCGCCGTCCGGGAGGTCGTCGCGGGTGACCGAAGTGATGACTACGTGTTTGAGCGCGAGCCGTCTTGCGGCCTCGGCCACGCGGGCCGGTTCGGTCGGATCCAGCGGTTCCATGTCCCCGGAGGCGATGTTGCAGAAGGCGCAGTTGCGCGTGCAGATGGCCCCCATGATCAGGAACGTGGCCACATTCTTGGAGAAACACTCCCATTTGTTGGGACATTTGGCGGATTGGCAGACCGTGTTCAGGTTGAGGTCGCCGATGAGCTCCGAGGTGTTGGAGAAGTTCTCGTTACTCGGCAGCTTGACCCGCAGCCACGGCGGAATCCGCAAAGGCTTTTGCAAAGGCTCGCTTGAAGACATCCTTGACTTCCTCCATGTCTATGTCCCGTCCGGCTTCGGCGGACAGGGAGGTGGGCACCGCGCCTTGGATGCCGCACAGGGTTATGGCGTTGAACAGGCTGACGTCGCGGGCCACGTTCAGGGCCAGACCATGGTAGGTCACCCAGTGGCGCACGCCGATGCCCATGGAACATATCTTGCGGGTTTCGTCCACCCAGACGCCGGGGTGCTTGGGCCGCCGTATGGTTTCAACCCCGAAGTGCGCACAGGTGTCCATGACCGCCTGTTCCATGTCGTGGAAGAATTCGCGCATGCCGCCGGGGCGCTTTTCCACCCGCCAGATGGGGTAGGCCACCAACTGTCCGGGGAAGTGGCAGGTGATGTTCCCGCCGCGCGTGGTCTGGACCAGCTCGATGCCGTGGGCGTCCAATTGCTCCGGGTTCAGGTGCAGGTTCTCGATACCGCCCTGGCGGCCCAGGGTGATGACCTTGGGGTGCTCCAACAGGAACAGGGTGTTCGTCCGTTCGCCGGCGGTCACGGCTGCCAAGGCCTCAAGTTGCAGGGTCTCGGCGTCTTTGTAGCCGATAAGCCCGAGATCGACGATCTTCATTTCGTGTTCTGGCCCTTGTAGGGGAGGATGAGCGCCTTGGACTTGAGATCCGTCCGGGGGTTGGACGGCCAGTCGGGCGCGAAGATTTGGCCCGGGAACAGGGGCCGGGTCCCGGGTGCGTATTCGAGCAAGGTCAGCCCCCGGTCGGAGCAGGCATACTGCCCCTTGCCGCCATGCAGCTTGAACGGTTCGGACACGGTCCGGACCAGCCCCCGGTGCGCTGCGCCACCGGGCGAAAAGTAGAGGAAGTTGAGGGACACATTGTCCTTTTCCAGGGACGCCTCGGCGGACACGGCTTCCAGCCAGTCGGGCGCGCCCTTGGTGGAGAAGTTGAAGTGGCACCATGGCCCCTGGCCCATGGCGGGCATGGGACATTCGCCCGCGTGCGGGCAGGGCGCGATGGGCTTGCAGCCCTTTTCCAGGAACTGGGCTCGCATCTCGGCCATGATTCGTCCGGCCAGCCGTACGCCGGTTTCCACCACCAGGATGCGGCCGGTCTCCTTGGTGGCTCCGACCATGTGTGCGGCCAGCTTTTCCGCCTGAGGCCGGGTCGCCCGGCCGGACCAGTCCAGTTCGTTGAAGGCGTTGGCGGCCATGAGCAGGTCCGCTTTGTCGCGGAGGTGCTCCGTGAATCCGCCCTTGACCGTCTTGATGCGCCAGGGCGAATCCTTGCCCGCCAGGGCCTGGAAGAGCTTTACGCCCGTCTGCATGCTCTTGGGCGCGATGTCCACGCAGGTGAAGGACAGCCGCCGGGTGCGCAGGTGCGGCCGGGCCATCCACAGGGCCAGGACCGTGGTCAGCGGACCGGTGCCGAGATCGGCCACTTGGCCGTCCTCCGGGATGTCCAGCTCCAGGCCGGTGAACAGGCGGGAGAGGCGGAACAGGTTCCAGGGCAGGAAATAGTAAAGGTACGGCGACAGGAACTTCGCGTCCGTCATGTATTCCTTGCGTCGCGTGGACCGTTCGTTGGTCAGGCTGCGCGACATATCGCGGATGTCGTACTTGAGCTGGTCGCGGTGCTTGCCCTTCAGCGGCCAGACGTCCTTGAGGATAGTCACGAAGCGGGCGAGTTGCTCGCAGTTGTCCTCGGTCAAATTGGGAAACAGGCCGTCAATCGACATAGCGGAAACGCATCCTCTTGATAAATTGGTCGCCGAAATCGGCATCGCCGGTCAAATCCACGCGGGTCAACCCTTCGGGCAGGGCCTCGGCGAAGGTTCGCGCCGCCGGGTCGGTCAAAAACAGTTCCGTGCCCCTGAGCGACGTATTGCCCGCCTTGACGGTCCGGGCCGCGCAGCCGGGGGGAATAAAGCCCAGGATCTCCAGGTCGGAAGGGGGGACGTGTTCGCCCAGCGCCCCGGCCAGATATATTTCCTTGAGTGAGCCGGGGCCGATTCCGGCGGCTTCGAGCAGGGCGGACACGGCCAGGTTGAAGGCCGCCTTGACCTTCAATATTTCCTCCACGTCCGAGGCCGGAAAGCGGATCGCGTCGTTGACAGTGAAGGCGGGCTCGCCGTCCACTGTCGCCACCCGTTCGGCCAGTCTCGCGGCCAGGGGGGTGGCCCCCGGGGCGAACCGTCCGGATTCGTCCAGCACGCCGTGGGTGCGCAGGATGGCGGCCAGGGACAGGTAGCCCGTGCCGGTCATCCCCGATCGGCCTGCGTTCGAGTCGTCAAAGTAGCGAGTCTCCAACCCTTTGGGGGTCAGCCGGAAGCCGGTGACGGCCCCCGGTCCGGCGGTGCGTCCGAAGGACAACCCCACACCTTCCAGGGCCGGGCCCATGGGCACGCTGGCGCACAGCCGCTTTTCGGGTGACAGGGCCAGGATGAATTCACCGTTGGTGCCCAGGTCGGCCAGCAGAAAGGGGTATTGCGGTGAGCCGCCGTACTCGACGGCGGTCAGCCCGGCGGACAGGTCGGCCCCGACGAATGGCGCGAGCAGGGGCGGGATGTATGCGGGCGGCAACTCCGCGCCGAGGCGTTTCTCGTCGCCGCCGGAATAGGACAGCCCGTAGGGCGCGGTCGCCAGTCCGTCTGGCTTTTTGCCGAGCAGGATATAGGTCATGGCCGGGTTGCCGGATATGGCCAGGCCGACGCATTGGCCGCCCAGGTTGCGCGCGGCGAGCGTGGCCAGCTCGGTGATGTGATCGGTGATCAGGGCGCGGAGCACGAACCGCCCTTCGGCGTCGGCGGCCGCGGCCAGTCGGGACATGACCTCGGAGCCCATGCCCATCTGCGGATTGAGTTCCCGGCCCGTGGCCACGGGCTCTCCGTCCACCAGGGCTGTCCAGTGGATGGATGTGGTTCCCAGGTCCACGGCCAGGGCAAAATCGCCGTTCGCCTGTTTGAGGGCGCGCACGGCGCGCGGGCTGCGTACCGGTTCGGGCAGTTCGATCTCGCATGGTT
Proteins encoded in this region:
- the gmk gene encoding guanylate kinase, translated to MTFDDHTFRLGQVLVVCAPSGTGKSTLIAMLREEYPDFGFSISYTTRAPRGTEQDGREYHFVSRDTFVAMRSRGAFCEWAEVHGNFYGTATKPVEEMLHRGRDVLFDIDVQGAKQLRKTFYKGTFVFLLPPSREELVRRLKGRGTDSEESIAKRLANASGELAQAEWFDYWVVNDDLNEAYSELKAVYLAGKCKPSLRPGILDNIMRTWENDG
- a CDS encoding YicC/YloC family endoribonuclease, with the protein product MPVSMTGFGRFETNEHAWTHVWEIKSVNGRFLDVKWRMPSSLRSLENGWERIVRTYASRGRVDVSLNLEVLDAGVLGVSFNETMATAMISQMEKLAEARGEIFNPDYNRLLAMPNLWRDNSNEPDPGLAESLNKGLEAALKNWVDARAREGEALVADLKARMITLRELADKVRERVPEILEAKKAGLRQRITDMLDSANVEFSEDRMLQEVAYLTDKLDVSEELTRLDAHLERLSEVLAEKDDVGKKLDFLVQETFREINTCGNKAQDTEVSRLVVDFKAELERCREQVQNIE
- a CDS encoding tetratricopeptide repeat protein; its protein translation is MAEQEQGAESRHEIVRDGAEKIMGVFSTQTVAKVGTGTTQRKTIQKTYWDAEELDTGEISVQPLNRNYVPSGPKRSIPRDDFLTKFNPEPEFYVSTVYPAIKEMDGAIVRGEKHRERGAAYSAEFEYQQAMAIDEDNVRANFGLGLTYLDRGDQTKANDIFERLVGLEAAFAPEHKHLFNDFGINMRKNRMYDQALQYYLRAEQLVQNDEHLFHNIARCYFEKGNIEGCKKYLLKSLELNPNLEASLKFWAFLKEKGYVSKDEGADVREAKPAARTRSDAKAADGEKPVPAAPIKLD
- a CDS encoding DUF370 domain-containing protein; translation: MQKQGLLNVGFGNFVVLDRVISIVNPSSAPMRRLREDARADGRLIDATQGRKTRAIIVTDSNHVVLSAIQAETIGQRFSADEGE
- the pyrF gene encoding orotidine-5'-phosphate decarboxylase — encoded protein: MAELVVALDFRDAGQALDMARTLRGVVPWMKVGLELFTAEGPRVICGLKELGFKIFLDLKFFDIPNTVQGAVRSAASLGVDMVSIHALGGERMARAAMDGCAEGVVSGQTPPLVLAVTMLTSMAAGDLPVEGAPEPSEMVLDLAVKAKQYGLNGVVCSGLEVERIKAACGSSFACLTPGIRPASAEAGDQRRVVTPGDAVRNGSDFLVVGRPVTRAERPEAVARAIIEEMDRAQ
- the lipB gene encoding lipoyl(octanoyl) transferase LipB, with the translated sequence MKIVDLGLIGYKDAETLQLEALAAVTAGERTNTLFLLEHPKVITLGRQGGIENLHLNPEQLDAHGIELVQTTRGGNITCHFPGQLVAYPIWRVEKRPGGMREFFHDMEQAVMDTCAHFGVETIRRPKHPGVWVDETRKICSMGIGVRHWVTYHGLALNVARDVSLFNAITLCGIQGAVPTSLSAEAGRDIDMEEVKDVFKRAFAKAFADSAVAAGQAAE
- the lipA gene encoding lipoyl synthase, which produces MSSSEPLQKPLRIPPWLRVKLPSNENFSNTSELIGDLNLNTVCQSAKCPNKWECFSKNVATFLIMGAICTRNCAFCNIASGDMEPLDPTEPARVAEAARRLALKHVVITSVTRDDLPDGGSAHFAATIRAVREAMPRCTVEVLIPDFQGDEAALGTVLDAGPNVLNHNLETVPVLYGDIRPQADYRQSLTVLENAKRSRPDIPTKSGIMVGLGETDEQILTVLDDLAAIDCDIVTIGQYMQPSRQHPMVKRYVEPEVFDRYAEEGKKRGIRHMFSAPLVRSSYNAADFV
- a CDS encoding small ribosomal subunit Rsm22 family protein encodes the protein MSIDGLFPNLTEDNCEQLARFVTILKDVWPLKGKHRDQLKYDIRDMSRSLTNERSTRRKEYMTDAKFLSPYLYYFLPWNLFRLSRLFTGLELDIPEDGQVADLGTGPLTTVLALWMARPHLRTRRLSFTCVDIAPKSMQTGVKLFQALAGKDSPWRIKTVKGGFTEHLRDKADLLMAANAFNELDWSGRATRPQAEKLAAHMVGATKETGRILVVETGVRLAGRIMAEMRAQFLEKGCKPIAPCPHAGECPMPAMGQGPWCHFNFSTKGAPDWLEAVSAEASLEKDNVSLNFLYFSPGGAAHRGLVRTVSEPFKLHGGKGQYACSDRGLTLLEYAPGTRPLFPGQIFAPDWPSNPRTDLKSKALILPYKGQNTK
- the recJ gene encoding single-stranded-DNA-specific exonuclease RecJ, whose amino-acid sequence is MPCIWKPRNEGTAPSSASAMAEELNVSPLIVEILWNRGLTDVGEMDRFLSPLLRHMANPAEVPGLTEAAETIARGLDEGRQLAVWGDYDVDGITATAVIKEFFALRGREVLHHLPNRMEEGYGMNVPGVEALHAQGATLLLTVDCGISDLAPVARARELGMTVVVTDHHLPGETLPEAHAVCDPRLGEGGSCDDLAGVGVAFMLVVALNRLLPGEPVDVRPLLDLVALGTIADIVRLTGQNRILVKNGLLVIKEARRPGMAALKVVSDYARQAELGAGQIGFHLAPRINAAGRMGDPEKALNLLLAKDFDTAMPIAEELDAINMERRRQEQEIADEALAQAETMRRMAGLVLFADHWHPGIIGIVASRVAEKYYRPTMLLCAPDGPEGLLKGSGRSIPEFNLHDGLASVADVLAGFGGHAQAAGLSLKPENLAVLRERFNDHVIETLGAEPLTPTLKLDHELAFSNINNTLLKELELLQPFGMGNPEPVFATKPVRVAEHALFGREGEHVKLVLEDETTGTKLPGKAWRMADTLTRAVHGKTMRFAFTPKIDRFRGIPSIDLRIRDWIF
- a CDS encoding ASKHA domain-containing protein, which produces MSILIHTFDGERFALEPHPGDTLARTIFLSRLWHGVPLCSGLGKCGLCRVRFLANAPEPGREELKKLGRDKLDQGWRLACLHPSEPCEIELPEPVRSPRAVRALKQANGDFALAVDLGTTSIHWTALVDGEPVATGRELNPQMGMGSEVMSRLAAAADAEGRFVLRALITDHITELATLAARNLGGQCVGLAISGNPAMTYILLGKKPDGLATAPYGLSYSGGDEKRLGAELPPAYIPPLLAPFVGADLSAGLTAVEYGGSPQYPFLLADLGTNGEFILALSPEKRLCASVPMGPALEGVGLSFGRTAGPGAVTGFRLTPKGLETRYFDDSNAGRSGMTGTGYLSLAAILRTHGVLDESGRFAPGATPLAARLAERVATVDGEPAFTVNDAIRFPASDVEEILKVKAAFNLAVSALLEAAGIGPGSLKEIYLAGALGEHVPPSDLEILGFIPPGCAARTVKAGNTSLRGTELFLTDPAARTFAEALPEGLTRVDLTGDADFGDQFIKRMRFRYVD
- a CDS encoding HDOD domain-containing protein codes for the protein MNQDKIQGFLQELPLMREDLPFSPEVLSRLFIQTGNGSLASMEDVGETLSRDQGLTARILKLANSAYYGLQAAVLSVPRAAAVLGMAEIRNIVLALGVDGLTKRYPMPEDFDLGRYWTHQFMVAMVAKELSDMTDVGKPENLFTSGLLHDFGKLVMALKRPEDWAAIRELAESEELADSDAEEKYWSLDHAVIGALVLRSWDLPAALVEPVNWHHSPDLSPEFSSEANVISLADSVVHAVDDPDGRYGERVDELCQAVDVDMDDLMEVAEELVDSDDIEQFVNILS